A single region of the Mycobacterium lentiflavum genome encodes:
- a CDS encoding acyl-CoA thioesterase yields MTPTHPFDRALELDVRDADTRRGRTHPEWANMVGPFGGITTAILLRAIETHPGCIGAPLAVTVNFAGPVADGDFDISLRTPRTNRSSQHWIAELSQDGDVKTTATAVFGIRRDTWADTEARPPNAPPPEQLTPGGGPEVVVAWARLYDMRFAEGAFPGPDAQPSPASQIALWVRDRERRPVDYPALAALCDVFYPRVFQRRGGVVPVGTISMTTYFHADQQELDALGGDFVLACAHADRFTHGYSDQSAQVWSRGGALLATTHQIVYFKA; encoded by the coding sequence ATGACGCCGACCCATCCTTTCGACAGGGCCCTCGAGCTCGATGTCCGCGACGCCGACACCAGGCGCGGCCGGACGCATCCGGAGTGGGCCAACATGGTCGGCCCGTTCGGCGGTATCACCACCGCAATCCTGCTGCGTGCCATCGAGACTCATCCTGGCTGCATCGGTGCGCCGTTGGCGGTGACGGTCAACTTCGCCGGCCCCGTCGCCGACGGCGACTTCGACATCTCGCTTCGAACCCCGCGCACTAACCGCAGCAGTCAGCACTGGATTGCCGAACTCAGCCAGGACGGCGACGTCAAGACCACCGCGACCGCGGTATTCGGCATCCGGCGCGATACCTGGGCCGACACCGAAGCGCGGCCACCGAACGCCCCTCCCCCGGAACAACTCACCCCCGGAGGCGGCCCGGAGGTCGTCGTCGCCTGGGCGCGCCTGTACGACATGCGCTTCGCCGAGGGCGCGTTTCCCGGCCCCGACGCCCAGCCCAGCCCGGCATCGCAGATCGCACTATGGGTGCGCGACCGCGAGCGGCGCCCGGTCGACTACCCTGCGCTGGCCGCCCTGTGCGACGTGTTCTACCCGCGGGTATTCCAGCGCCGCGGCGGCGTCGTCCCGGTCGGGACCATCTCGATGACGACCTACTTCCATGCCGATCAGCAGGAGCTGGACGCGCTTGGCGGCGACTTCGTCCTAGCCTGCGCTCACGCCGATCGGTTCACCCATGGATATTCCGATCAGAGCGCGCAAGTGTGGAGTCGCGGCGGCGCGCTGCTGGCCACCACGCATCAGATCGTCTACTTCAAGGCCTGA
- a CDS encoding nuclear transport factor 2 family protein — translation MTERANDVIADDHAATLLAIESIKQLKARYCRYLDTKDWAAWRAIFADDFVSDTSEAGGKLIEGADDFVAFTRKSIGRPAQATAHQVHAPEIDLTSATTARGVWALQDVVRFGPGVSLVGYGHYHETYENTAGRWLIKSSKLTRLREDIVTPVFSFYISNRIRNTAARFANRLLEK, via the coding sequence ATGACTGAGCGCGCGAACGATGTGATCGCTGACGACCACGCCGCCACCCTGCTGGCGATCGAGTCCATCAAGCAACTCAAGGCCCGTTATTGCCGGTACCTGGACACCAAGGACTGGGCCGCGTGGCGTGCGATCTTCGCCGACGACTTCGTCAGCGACACCTCCGAGGCGGGCGGCAAGCTGATCGAAGGCGCCGACGACTTCGTCGCGTTCACCCGTAAGAGCATCGGACGCCCCGCGCAGGCCACCGCCCACCAAGTACACGCCCCCGAGATCGACCTCACCTCCGCGACGACGGCGCGCGGGGTGTGGGCCCTGCAAGACGTCGTGCGGTTCGGGCCCGGTGTGAGCCTGGTGGGCTACGGCCACTATCACGAGACTTACGAGAACACGGCCGGGCGGTGGCTTATCAAGAGCTCCAAACTGACTCGGCTCCGCGAGGACATCGTGACGCCGGTTTTCTCGTTCTACATCTCCAACCGGATCCGCAACACTGCCGCCAGGTTCGCCAACCGGCTGCTGGAGAAATAG
- a CDS encoding NAD-dependent epimerase/dehydratase family protein, whose amino-acid sequence MTVDTILVTGAFGQVGKRCAQILLERGRTVIATDLRNDKTVAVQEELSAIAKPEALIAAYVDLTDAEAVRELIMTHQPGAIIHLAAVVAPVSYRNPALARKVNVGGTENLLAAATALPRPPLFLMASSAAVYGSRNPYRYPERITPDTPVNPIDQYGQDKVLAEAAIRASGLPHALYRLAGVISPDTQSGGVDGDNLVIMRSMPVDNRLHTVDARDAALAFANGVDREATISGKALLIGGNETCVMLEHELEGDLMTAVGLGRLGSSVGLTGDPDDDRGWSFTGWYDTTEAQALLDFQEHDWQQTMDWVAESQGKMRFVLRVLGPILRPVLRIVIKVQNRAEGRGPYADPWAMIENKYGPAALAHAEKQAD is encoded by the coding sequence ATGACTGTCGACACCATCCTGGTCACCGGCGCGTTCGGACAGGTCGGCAAGCGATGCGCCCAGATTCTGCTCGAGCGGGGTCGAACGGTCATCGCGACCGACCTTCGAAACGACAAAACCGTTGCGGTGCAAGAAGAATTGTCGGCTATCGCCAAACCTGAGGCGTTGATTGCCGCCTACGTCGACTTGACCGACGCCGAAGCGGTGCGCGAGCTGATCATGACCCACCAGCCGGGAGCCATCATTCATCTGGCCGCGGTGGTCGCACCGGTGTCATACCGCAATCCCGCGTTGGCACGAAAGGTCAACGTCGGGGGCACGGAGAACCTGTTGGCGGCGGCCACCGCCCTGCCGCGGCCCCCGCTGTTCCTGATGGCGTCCAGCGCCGCGGTCTACGGCTCGCGTAATCCGTACCGGTATCCGGAACGGATCACCCCCGATACCCCGGTGAACCCCATCGATCAGTATGGGCAGGACAAAGTGCTGGCGGAGGCCGCGATCCGGGCCAGCGGCCTCCCACACGCGCTGTACCGACTGGCCGGGGTCATCTCACCGGATACCCAATCGGGTGGTGTCGACGGCGACAATCTGGTGATCATGCGTTCTATGCCCGTCGACAACCGGCTACACACGGTGGACGCACGAGACGCGGCGCTGGCATTTGCCAACGGCGTCGATCGCGAAGCCACGATTTCCGGCAAGGCACTGTTGATCGGCGGAAACGAAACGTGCGTCATGCTCGAGCATGAACTCGAGGGCGACCTGATGACCGCTGTCGGCCTGGGTCGCCTCGGTTCGTCGGTGGGTCTGACCGGTGATCCCGACGACGACCGGGGCTGGAGTTTCACCGGCTGGTACGACACCACGGAAGCGCAAGCGCTGCTTGACTTTCAAGAGCACGACTGGCAGCAGACCATGGACTGGGTCGCTGAATCCCAGGGCAAGATGCGCTTCGTCTTACGCGTGCTGGGTCCGATCCTGCGGCCGGTGCTGCGCATCGTGATCAAGGTGCAGAACCGCGCCGAGGGCCGTGGTCCCTACGCCGACCCGTGGGCGATGATCGAAAACAAATATGGCCCGGCGGCGCTGGCTCACGCCGAGAAGCAAGCCGACTAG
- a CDS encoding phosphotransferase family protein, with the protein MMHDTNVAERLTAWLRTRLNVADVRIEGLDRVSFGHSAEMMVLTVVTGDTRRDVVLRLRPKPPALLEPYDLERQFWILRALQDSAVRVPPALWLEDSGDVLGRPFFVMERVDGDVYEMEAPADAPGAMVVRMCRSLAEQLAAIHSVDLKQTGLDALDDGSNHLRRELDHWASEMDRVKRDSLPALERLLQALRDSQPEPCPKVALVHGDAKPGNFAFTGGEVSAVFDWEMTTVGDPLTDIGWLELLWMQPVGITSHPDALDIEALLEHYQTASGITLRHRSWYRAFNAYKMAVICLIGAMLVDGGHSDDQKLMLAAYGTSMLTQVGLAELDITEPIDDGPVLPREERIRQLQTNAP; encoded by the coding sequence ATGATGCACGACACCAATGTCGCTGAGCGTTTGACCGCCTGGCTGCGCACCCGACTTAACGTCGCCGACGTCCGCATCGAGGGCCTCGATCGGGTGAGCTTCGGCCATTCCGCCGAGATGATGGTGCTCACGGTCGTCACCGGCGACACCCGCCGGGATGTCGTGTTGCGGTTACGCCCCAAACCGCCTGCGCTGCTGGAACCCTACGACCTCGAACGTCAATTCTGGATCCTGCGTGCGTTGCAGGACAGCGCCGTTCGTGTGCCGCCGGCGCTGTGGCTCGAGGACAGCGGCGACGTCCTGGGGCGGCCGTTCTTCGTGATGGAGCGGGTCGACGGCGACGTCTACGAAATGGAAGCACCCGCCGACGCGCCGGGCGCGATGGTGGTGCGGATGTGTCGAAGTCTGGCCGAACAGCTTGCGGCCATTCATTCGGTCGACCTCAAGCAGACCGGGCTCGACGCCCTCGACGACGGCAGCAATCACCTGCGCCGCGAACTCGACCACTGGGCGTCCGAAATGGACCGGGTCAAGCGGGATTCGCTGCCCGCGCTGGAACGGCTCCTGCAGGCACTGCGCGACAGCCAGCCGGAGCCGTGCCCGAAGGTCGCCCTGGTGCACGGGGACGCCAAGCCGGGCAACTTCGCGTTCACCGGCGGCGAGGTCAGCGCGGTCTTCGACTGGGAGATGACCACCGTCGGTGACCCCCTGACCGACATCGGCTGGCTCGAACTGCTGTGGATGCAGCCCGTCGGCATCACCAGTCACCCTGACGCACTGGACATCGAGGCACTTCTCGAGCATTACCAAACGGCCAGCGGGATCACCCTGCGGCACCGATCCTGGTATCGCGCGTTCAACGCGTACAAGATGGCCGTCATCTGCCTGATCGGCGCCATGCTCGTCGACGGCGGGCATAGTGACGATCAAAAACTCATGCTCGCCGCGTACGGCACGTCGATGCTCACCCAGGTTGGGCTGGCGGAACTGGATATCACCGAGCCGATCGACGACGGTCCGGTTCTGCCACGTGAGGAACGTATCCGGCAACTGCAGACAAACGCCCCCTAG
- a CDS encoding DUF7064 domain-containing protein — protein MGYGAADESFTHQLPTTFDQVHDPDPTWSDRCYFFAASPDGTLLLASGYGNNPNTGTGLGYVKVSLADGRHWDLLAGHPINGGGRGDLSAGPMRWTCVEPLKKWRLDVEPNDSGIAWELYYEPTAPMWELLPMKVHGSDGRMLADMYHMKEPGRWTGWVQIDGERISVDGFHGGRDRTFGVRVSDKIDFWLWLDAGFENRAIEAWIIESSDGTVNYVDGGITHNDGTLSNRFVKIEHDVEFDGDLKRPARAVLVFTDGDGTTYRVTADAPHQHVNAYYGLPMAHCQYQDLGDGAYFIHFQWDSNDSAHLSETEGKSMALDQLMRFELDGDTGWGIFELLMGGQGYARYPNWAAMDMSAFTQDKTPVERLPDDGVRQ, from the coding sequence ATGGGTTACGGTGCCGCCGACGAGTCATTTACCCATCAGCTGCCAACCACATTCGATCAAGTGCACGATCCCGATCCGACATGGTCGGACCGCTGCTACTTCTTCGCCGCCTCGCCGGACGGCACCCTGCTGCTGGCCAGCGGCTACGGTAACAACCCGAACACCGGCACCGGGTTGGGATACGTCAAGGTCAGCCTGGCCGACGGCCGGCACTGGGATCTGCTGGCCGGCCATCCGATCAACGGTGGTGGCCGCGGCGATCTGAGCGCCGGGCCGATGCGTTGGACGTGTGTCGAGCCCCTGAAGAAGTGGCGTCTCGACGTGGAGCCCAACGATTCCGGCATCGCGTGGGAGCTCTATTACGAGCCCACCGCGCCGATGTGGGAGCTGTTGCCGATGAAGGTGCACGGCTCCGACGGCCGGATGCTGGCCGACATGTACCACATGAAAGAGCCGGGGCGCTGGACCGGCTGGGTACAGATCGACGGCGAGCGGATCAGTGTCGACGGTTTCCATGGCGGGCGGGATCGCACCTTCGGGGTGCGTGTCTCGGACAAGATCGATTTCTGGTTGTGGCTCGACGCCGGTTTCGAAAACCGTGCGATCGAGGCATGGATCATCGAATCATCGGATGGCACAGTCAACTACGTAGATGGCGGCATCACCCACAATGATGGCACGCTGTCGAATCGGTTTGTGAAGATCGAGCACGACGTCGAATTCGACGGCGACCTCAAGCGGCCCGCCCGCGCTGTCCTCGTTTTCACCGACGGGGACGGAACGACCTACCGGGTCACGGCCGACGCGCCGCATCAACACGTCAACGCCTATTACGGCCTGCCGATGGCGCACTGCCAGTATCAGGACCTCGGCGACGGCGCGTACTTCATTCACTTCCAATGGGACAGCAACGATTCCGCGCACCTGAGCGAGACCGAGGGTAAATCGATGGCGCTGGACCAGTTGATGCGTTTTGAACTCGACGGCGACACCGGCTGGGGCATCTTCGAGTTGCTGATGGGCGGCCAGGGCTATGCGCGTTACCCGAACTGGGCGGCCATGGACATGTCGGCCTTCACCCAGGACAAAACCCCGGTCGAACGGTTGCCGGACGACGGAGTACGCCAATGA
- a CDS encoding TetR/AcrR family transcriptional regulator encodes MEPSRWWGDDRAILDDEEARRRLLDAAGRCIVRRGNAQIRMAEVADEAGVSRSTVYRYFPNRDEVLLGLMLARVDAALGELVGSLRHPDDPVRSIPEMVLARVESVAGNPLNEALFAAESTAVPAALQLGSEPMVELMLAHYGPLLQRWKDAGNLYTDLDPRSIVQWLSTTTLFLLAPAWRLRPVADKRQFVEQFLVRALVPQIRH; translated from the coding sequence ATGGAACCGAGCCGGTGGTGGGGCGACGACCGCGCGATCCTCGATGACGAGGAGGCCCGGCGTCGCCTGCTGGACGCTGCGGGCCGCTGCATCGTGCGGCGGGGCAACGCCCAGATCCGGATGGCCGAGGTGGCCGATGAGGCCGGGGTATCCCGCTCGACGGTTTACCGGTACTTCCCCAACCGCGACGAGGTCCTGCTGGGTCTGATGCTGGCGCGGGTCGACGCGGCCTTGGGCGAGTTGGTCGGCTCGCTGCGTCACCCCGACGACCCGGTGCGCTCGATACCCGAGATGGTGTTGGCGCGGGTTGAGTCGGTGGCGGGCAACCCGTTGAACGAGGCCCTGTTCGCCGCGGAGAGCACCGCGGTGCCCGCGGCTCTGCAGCTGGGGTCCGAACCGATGGTGGAGCTGATGTTGGCGCACTACGGCCCGCTGCTGCAGCGGTGGAAGGACGCCGGCAACCTCTACACCGACCTCGACCCCCGCTCAATCGTGCAATGGCTGAGCACCACGACGTTGTTCCTGCTGGCGCCGGCATGGCGACTGCGCCCGGTGGCTGACAAGCGCCAATTCGTCGAGCAGTTCCTGGTACGGGCCCTGGTGCCACAGATCAGACATTAG